One genomic segment of Fervidobacterium pennivorans includes these proteins:
- a CDS encoding MBL fold metallo-hydrolase, with the protein MVATIINNGGSIRIPKNVEVAYSTPVLLTQNDRKILIDPGDYTSFGFLEEYFENHNINLEDVTDILLTHLHLDHAYATRFFPNATIYINGAYKSKPYNKFGLFKSKLYLEIINSWKNVVEIDAGMKLFNGKVVVFHTPWHAKEHCSFVIDTENMGKILYTGDIVMNRVEFYDIIRWLRKDDCARFVNTIGRKCDYIVFTHDEYVKSDDYFRR; encoded by the coding sequence ATGGTAGCAACAATCATAAACAACGGTGGAAGCATAAGAATCCCAAAGAATGTGGAAGTTGCATACTCTACTCCAGTTCTTCTGACACAAAATGACCGTAAAATACTTATCGACCCTGGCGATTACACTTCTTTCGGATTTTTGGAAGAATATTTTGAAAATCATAACATCAATTTGGAGGATGTGACAGATATTCTACTGACTCATTTACACTTAGACCATGCCTATGCGACAAGATTTTTCCCAAACGCTACTATCTATATCAACGGTGCTTACAAATCAAAACCGTACAACAAATTCGGGTTATTCAAGAGTAAACTCTACCTTGAAATCATAAACTCTTGGAAGAATGTAGTGGAAATTGATGCTGGGATGAAACTATTCAATGGAAAAGTTGTAGTATTTCACACCCCGTGGCATGCAAAAGAACACTGTTCGTTTGTAATTGATACAGAAAATATGGGCAAAATTCTGTACACGGGGGACATAGTTATGAATCGCGTAGAGTTTTATGATATAATAAGATGGCTGAGAAAAGATGATTGCGCCCGGTTCGTTAATACAATCGGCAGAAAGTGTGATTATATAGTTTTTACGCACGATGAGTACGTGAAAAGTGATGACTACTTCAGGAGGTGA
- the galT gene encoding galactose-1-phosphate uridylyltransferase — MPEYRKDPVVKRWVIISTERAKRPHDFQVTPEEVKTGFCPFDYGNEHTTPPEILAFRPADTQPNTPGWWVRVVSNKFPAVDPELPVDRYGHGMYDAMTGFGYHEVIIETPDHNSTFALFDYKQAEEVIWAYVTRFRMIAKDERVKYILIFRNHGKEGGASLAHPHSQIIATPVVPKTVQEELDGAKDYYSYKERCVFCDMINQERIEGRRIVEENEHFIAFEPYAARFPFETWVLPKRHSHDFGSITEEEVKSFARIMKDVLHRIYIVLNNPPYNFLIHTAPVMDDGKLYYHWHVEIIPRLTRVAGFEWGSGFYINPVPPEDAAKYLVENYQELIEKTKSE, encoded by the coding sequence ATGCCTGAATACAGGAAAGACCCGGTTGTAAAAAGATGGGTTATCATTTCTACAGAACGAGCAAAAAGGCCGCACGACTTTCAGGTAACACCAGAAGAGGTTAAAACAGGTTTTTGTCCTTTTGACTACGGAAACGAACATACCACGCCACCTGAAATCCTTGCGTTCCGTCCAGCTGATACACAACCCAACACTCCTGGATGGTGGGTTAGGGTTGTTTCCAACAAATTCCCGGCTGTGGACCCCGAATTACCGGTTGATAGATACGGGCATGGGATGTACGATGCAATGACTGGATTTGGTTACCACGAGGTTATTATCGAAACTCCTGACCATAACTCAACCTTCGCACTGTTCGATTATAAACAAGCCGAGGAAGTCATTTGGGCGTACGTTACAAGGTTTAGAATGATTGCAAAAGATGAACGAGTCAAGTATATACTTATTTTTAGAAACCACGGTAAAGAAGGTGGAGCTTCGCTTGCCCATCCTCACAGCCAAATTATAGCTACTCCTGTTGTGCCAAAGACCGTTCAGGAGGAATTAGATGGGGCGAAGGATTACTATTCTTACAAAGAACGTTGCGTGTTTTGTGATATGATAAATCAGGAAAGAATAGAAGGAAGGCGAATAGTAGAAGAAAACGAACATTTTATTGCTTTTGAACCTTACGCAGCAAGGTTTCCATTTGAAACTTGGGTACTTCCCAAAAGACACTCGCATGATTTTGGTTCGATTACCGAGGAGGAAGTTAAGTCATTTGCAAGGATTATGAAAGATGTTTTGCACAGGATTTATATTGTATTGAACAATCCACCGTACAACTTCTTAATTCATACTGCACCGGTCATGGATGACGGTAAACTTTACTATCATTGGCATGTTGAAATCATTCCTCGTTTGACACGTGTCGCAGGTTTTGAGTGGGGTTCAGGATTTTATATCAACCCAGTGCCACCCGAAGATGCGGCAAAGTACTTGGTAGAAAATTACCAAGAGTTAATTGAGAAAACAAAATCAGAATAG
- a CDS encoding vWA domain-containing protein, producing the protein MTNVEKKLNSIIGNLIKQNAFYGYILMGSKYKEGNVKNLAITVTRNGDLLFIYNPVSIASKSELMVEGLILHELMHFINRHYLIKPKDRRDKAVWDLAKDVAINQFIPQLDALSVPLNVLIEEGHGTDNDIIFAGPPMNMLNKTAEEYHNYIIEEFMKRGNFDIEAIAEKLPDNHEFTSDLPIEMVVELMEQKVGKAFNLFGGELPSGMKQNIELSIRKPLINWEVAIRRFVGLSQRGDKYPTPLRPNRRYDDQPGWRYIYVPKLCVIIDTSGSILEEEINSFMSELDAIARQEVSLKVIQVDKSVTFVGDYKPGGWKDFEIYGGGETDLQPAVDMAENQFRSEGIIIFTDGYVDLPKVSRRVLFVLSKKHNPDFYMDAKRIYGSVYIID; encoded by the coding sequence TTGACAAATGTAGAGAAAAAACTCAATAGTATTATTGGAAATTTGATAAAGCAAAATGCATTCTATGGCTATATTCTGATGGGTTCAAAATACAAGGAAGGTAACGTAAAGAACTTAGCGATAACCGTTACTCGGAATGGAGATTTGTTGTTCATTTACAATCCTGTAAGTATCGCCTCAAAGAGTGAATTGATGGTTGAAGGATTAATTTTGCATGAGCTCATGCACTTTATCAACAGACATTATTTGATAAAACCTAAAGATAGACGTGATAAGGCAGTTTGGGACCTTGCAAAAGATGTTGCGATAAATCAATTCATACCTCAACTCGATGCGCTTAGTGTACCTCTGAACGTTCTTATAGAAGAAGGTCACGGGACAGATAACGACATAATTTTCGCAGGTCCTCCCATGAATATGCTAAATAAAACAGCGGAAGAATATCACAATTACATAATAGAAGAATTTATGAAACGTGGGAATTTCGACATCGAAGCAATTGCAGAGAAACTACCAGACAACCATGAATTTACAAGTGACTTACCCATTGAAATGGTTGTCGAGCTCATGGAGCAAAAGGTAGGAAAAGCCTTCAATCTATTTGGCGGTGAGTTACCATCTGGAATGAAACAAAATATTGAACTTTCCATCCGAAAACCCTTGATTAATTGGGAAGTTGCTATTAGAAGATTTGTAGGACTTTCTCAAAGAGGAGACAAATACCCAACACCACTGAGACCTAATAGACGATACGATGACCAACCTGGCTGGAGATACATTTACGTTCCAAAGTTATGCGTCATCATAGACACTAGTGGCAGTATTCTTGAAGAGGAGATAAATTCCTTCATGAGTGAATTGGATGCAATTGCAAGACAAGAGGTTTCGTTAAAGGTAATTCAAGTTGACAAATCTGTCACATTTGTTGGTGATTACAAGCCTGGAGGTTGGAAAGATTTCGAAATTTACGGTGGGGGAGAAACAGACCTCCAACCTGCTGTAGATATGGCTGAGAATCAGTTCAGAAGCGAAGGTATAATAATTTTCACAGATGGATACGTTGACCTTCCAAAGGTTAGTAGGAGGGTACTTTTTGTGTTGAGCAAAAAGCATAACCCGGATTTCTACATGGATGCAAAACGAATTTACGGAAGTGTCTACATTATTGATTAG
- a CDS encoding glycogen synthase — protein MRIAMVSYEVYPFAKVGGLADVVGALPKYLEKQGMAVDIFMPYHKKVDENSSKFGYTIEKVSEGISIPHLLTEEKFDIYRTRLPGSKNVNVFLIANGYYFSADEVYQGPDLAEQAIFFSAAVLEAIKKLDFHYDIIHVNDWQTSLIPVYLKSIYKNDEKLSKIASVLTIHNLGYQGIFEPSYMKFAGLPDYLFSIDGIEFYGNINFLKGGILFADVINTVSPTYAREIQTKEYGEKLDGVLRVRSADLYGILNGIDYEEYNPETDKRIYVNYNLDTIEKKKENKKLLQRELGLPERDVPMIGMINRLVDQKGLDIMAEIMDYVSLFDIQFVLLGTGEEKYENMFKKLGERYPEKYSINLKFDVVLAQKIYASADMFLMPSRYEPCGLGQMYSLRYGTIPIVRYTGGLADTVKEYNPETKEGNGFGFENYDSAYLLKAVAKALYYYNEKEHWTALIKNAMTTDLSWDNSAKEYVKLYQRAKSKIQ, from the coding sequence ATGCGAATTGCGATGGTTTCTTACGAAGTTTATCCGTTTGCCAAAGTTGGTGGATTAGCGGATGTTGTTGGTGCACTTCCAAAGTATTTAGAAAAGCAAGGAATGGCTGTGGATATTTTCATGCCATACCATAAAAAGGTTGATGAAAACTCTTCGAAATTTGGTTACACCATTGAAAAAGTTTCAGAAGGTATTTCCATTCCACACTTACTCACTGAAGAAAAGTTCGATATTTACAGAACACGTCTACCCGGTAGTAAAAATGTGAATGTATTTTTGATTGCAAACGGATATTACTTTAGCGCAGATGAAGTTTATCAAGGTCCTGACTTGGCAGAGCAAGCGATATTTTTCTCAGCTGCTGTACTCGAAGCAATTAAAAAACTAGACTTTCACTACGATATAATCCATGTTAACGACTGGCAGACCTCGCTGATTCCTGTATACCTTAAATCTATATATAAAAACGATGAAAAACTATCAAAAATAGCCTCCGTGCTAACAATCCACAATTTAGGTTACCAGGGGATTTTCGAACCATCTTACATGAAATTCGCCGGATTACCTGATTATCTCTTCAGTATTGATGGCATAGAGTTCTATGGTAATATCAACTTTCTGAAAGGCGGTATTCTTTTTGCAGATGTTATAAACACAGTAAGTCCAACCTATGCTCGCGAAATTCAAACGAAAGAATACGGTGAGAAGCTCGATGGCGTATTGCGTGTGAGGTCTGCGGACCTTTACGGTATTCTAAATGGTATCGACTATGAAGAATACAATCCAGAGACCGATAAAAGGATATATGTCAACTATAACCTCGATACTATAGAAAAGAAAAAGGAGAACAAAAAATTACTACAACGCGAGCTCGGTTTACCAGAAAGAGACGTTCCTATGATTGGGATGATAAACAGACTTGTAGACCAAAAAGGGCTCGACATCATGGCAGAGATAATGGATTATGTTTCGCTATTTGACATACAGTTCGTCCTTCTTGGTACCGGAGAGGAAAAATACGAGAACATGTTCAAAAAGCTAGGGGAAAGATACCCAGAGAAATATTCTATAAATCTAAAATTCGACGTGGTACTTGCTCAAAAAATCTACGCCAGTGCAGATATGTTTCTTATGCCATCAAGATATGAACCTTGTGGGCTTGGGCAGATGTATAGTCTCAGATACGGAACGATACCTATCGTAAGATACACCGGAGGCTTGGCAGATACAGTAAAAGAATACAACCCTGAAACAAAAGAAGGAAATGGTTTTGGATTCGAAAACTATGACTCTGCATATCTGCTTAAAGCTGTAGCCAAGGCGCTGTATTACTACAATGAAAAAGAACACTGGACTGCCTTGATTAAGAACGCAATGACAACAGATTTGAGCTGGGACAATTCAGCAAAAGAATATGTAAAGCTTTATCAGCGTGCGAAATCAAAAATTCAGTAA
- a CDS encoding undecaprenyl-diphosphate phosphatase: MKEFLLGVVQGLTEFLPVSSSGHLSLFSKLFGLPQNLPLFAFLHLATFLVVLIFLWEDVWSIIIGLIKFDNSTWTLALKIIVASIPAGIAGVFFEKKIEEIFSSQMLIGIFFLVTAVALWLSDSFSGKKSLNDISYTDALIIGIFQAFAILPGISRSGFTLIGALLVGMNRTDAFRFSFLMSLPVTLAAGIFELKDVVFSTGVFSGFGGAFVAGLIALIVVRQLTISAHLKVFSLYLIIPSLLSFILK, from the coding sequence ATGAAAGAATTCTTACTTGGAGTTGTGCAAGGACTAACAGAATTCTTACCTGTATCAAGTTCTGGACATTTAAGCTTGTTTTCAAAACTTTTCGGATTACCGCAAAATCTTCCGCTGTTCGCCTTCCTCCACTTAGCAACGTTCTTAGTAGTTTTAATATTCCTTTGGGAAGATGTGTGGAGTATTATCATAGGTTTAATAAAGTTTGATAACTCAACGTGGACTCTGGCACTTAAAATCATAGTCGCATCTATACCTGCAGGAATTGCGGGGGTGTTTTTTGAAAAGAAGATTGAAGAGATATTCTCTTCTCAAATGTTAATTGGTATATTCTTTTTGGTTACAGCGGTAGCACTCTGGTTGTCTGACTCCTTTTCTGGAAAAAAGTCACTAAACGATATTTCTTATACTGATGCATTGATTATTGGTATCTTTCAAGCGTTTGCAATATTGCCTGGTATATCGCGCAGTGGTTTTACCCTCATTGGAGCGCTTTTGGTAGGCATGAATCGAACCGACGCTTTTAGATTTTCTTTCCTTATGAGCTTACCAGTAACACTCGCAGCTGGAATCTTTGAACTTAAAGATGTTGTCTTCTCGACGGGTGTATTTTCTGGATTTGGTGGAGCATTTGTCGCAGGCTTGATTGCCTTGATTGTAGTGAGACAACTAACCATTTCGGCACATCTGAAAGTTTTCTCGTTGTATCTTATCATACCTTCGTTGCTGAGTTTCATTTTAAAATAA
- a CDS encoding YaaR family protein, with product MRIEPPSNDPKLKSSAIKGKKAGKKEHVSSSQKSSFLGVFEEAESEAIRKTIEEMISDVVEAGNDFVRSPTAENLKRYKEKIRNVLKYVEKNLYKLAGKYDYALSQPRLHIIAEQVDERLEQLTNLLMEAEKNTLKLAEKVGEINGILFDLYK from the coding sequence ATGAGAATAGAACCTCCGTCAAATGACCCAAAGTTAAAGAGCTCTGCTATAAAGGGGAAAAAAGCAGGTAAAAAAGAACACGTGAGCTCGAGTCAAAAGAGCTCTTTTCTTGGTGTTTTTGAGGAAGCAGAAAGCGAAGCTATTAGAAAAACCATAGAAGAAATGATAAGTGATGTTGTTGAAGCGGGGAATGATTTTGTAAGGTCCCCAACCGCTGAAAACCTCAAAAGATACAAAGAAAAGATTAGAAACGTCTTGAAGTATGTTGAAAAGAACCTCTATAAATTAGCTGGAAAATACGATTATGCATTGTCACAACCAAGGTTACATATAATTGCCGAACAAGTCGATGAAAGATTGGAGCAACTTACCAACTTACTCATGGAGGCCGAGAAAAACACACTAAAGCTCGCCGAAAAGGTTGGAGAAATCAACGGAATACTTTTTGACCTATACAAGTAA
- the cysS gene encoding cysteine--tRNA ligase, with protein sequence MNKVYITDTLTKEKVPLEPIEPGVVKMYVCGPTVYNYIHIGNARPMVVFDAFRRFLEFIGYKVVMVQNFTDIDDKIINEAREWGVDWKIVADTFIAEYFHDAHSLGVRAANFHPRTTDFVDDIVNAVQRIIENGYGYVAANGDVYFSVRKLTDYGKLSGKNLDDLRAGARVDVNELKRDPLDFVLWKSAKPGEPTWHSPWCLGRPGWHIECSVMSQKLLGDMFDIHGGGEDLIFPHHEDEIAQSEALTGKPPAKYWMHNGMIIVRGDKMSKSLGNTFLVREAVRKYGKDGVKLFLLSKHYRSPIEFSNEVLEDNSKAAQRVHAALNRFRERYPYPLVPKEDTEMKELVQKFVEALSDDFNTPVALAIVFDVVRELNKAIDNGDDERALKMYHLIKRVFGPVLGVFDTESERKSQTSAISTNFETLIKSLVNMRNEFRKSKQFDFADRIRNVLAESGIKLYDTPEGTKYEIVEKEEK encoded by the coding sequence ATGAACAAAGTGTATATCACCGATACTTTGACAAAAGAAAAAGTTCCACTTGAACCTATTGAACCTGGTGTCGTAAAGATGTACGTATGCGGTCCAACTGTTTATAACTATATACACATTGGCAATGCACGTCCAATGGTTGTTTTCGATGCATTTAGAAGGTTTCTTGAATTCATCGGATACAAGGTCGTGATGGTTCAAAACTTCACAGATATTGATGACAAGATTATCAATGAAGCAAGAGAGTGGGGAGTAGATTGGAAAATTGTTGCGGATACTTTTATTGCTGAATACTTCCATGATGCACATTCTCTCGGAGTGCGTGCGGCAAACTTTCACCCGAGAACCACGGATTTCGTGGATGACATAGTAAATGCTGTTCAAAGAATAATAGAAAATGGTTATGGGTATGTTGCAGCTAATGGTGATGTGTATTTCAGCGTAAGAAAATTGACAGACTACGGTAAGTTATCAGGCAAGAACCTGGACGATTTAAGAGCAGGGGCAAGGGTTGATGTCAACGAATTAAAACGTGACCCACTTGATTTTGTGTTGTGGAAATCAGCTAAACCGGGTGAACCGACCTGGCATAGTCCCTGGTGTTTGGGCAGACCCGGTTGGCATATCGAATGTTCAGTAATGTCTCAAAAATTGTTGGGGGATATGTTCGATATCCATGGTGGTGGCGAAGACCTCATATTCCCGCATCATGAAGATGAAATAGCCCAAAGTGAGGCATTAACTGGGAAACCTCCTGCGAAGTATTGGATGCACAATGGAATGATAATAGTTCGCGGAGATAAGATGAGTAAATCATTGGGGAACACTTTCTTAGTTAGAGAGGCTGTTAGGAAGTATGGCAAGGACGGGGTGAAACTCTTTTTATTGTCGAAACACTACAGGTCACCAATCGAGTTCTCGAATGAAGTGCTTGAAGATAATTCAAAAGCAGCCCAAAGGGTTCACGCAGCATTAAATAGATTTAGGGAAAGATATCCGTATCCACTTGTTCCGAAAGAAGATACAGAAATGAAAGAATTGGTTCAAAAATTTGTTGAGGCGCTATCTGACGATTTTAACACTCCTGTAGCGCTTGCTATCGTCTTTGATGTGGTTCGTGAGTTAAACAAAGCGATAGATAATGGAGACGATGAAAGAGCATTGAAAATGTATCACCTTATTAAACGGGTATTTGGACCTGTTCTAGGTGTTTTCGACACAGAAAGCGAGAGAAAGTCCCAAACTTCAGCTATTTCAACTAATTTTGAGACTTTGATTAAGTCACTTGTGAATATGCGAAATGAATTTAGAAAATCAAAACAGTTCGATTTTGCTGACAGGATTAGAAATGTTTTGGCTGAATCTGGTATCAAGTTGTACGATACGCCTGAGGGAACAAAATACGAAATCGTTGAGAAAGAAGAAAAATAA
- the rd gene encoding rubredoxin: MKYRCTVCGYIYDPEVGDPDSGIEPGTPFENLPDDWTCPVCGVSKDMFEPLED, from the coding sequence ATGAAGTACAGATGTACCGTTTGTGGTTACATTTATGACCCAGAAGTTGGAGACCCAGATTCCGGAATTGAACCAGGCACACCTTTCGAAAATCTTCCCGATGACTGGACATGCCCGGTTTGTGGAGTAAGTAAAGATATGTTTGAACCTCTTGAAGACTAA
- a CDS encoding Mrp/NBP35 family ATP-binding protein: protein MSTNFSLNPDQKIADLKEHVKHFIAVLSGKGGVGKTTVAVNLATALAESGYKIGLLDVDIHGPDIVRMLGGNPLPAVDEDEKIIPAEVLPNLKALSISMMVEEGKPIIWRGPLKHSAIKQFLGDTKWGELDFMIFDLPPGTGDEALSLFQTIGQTDGVLMVTTPQKVALDDVRRAIEFVRAMNQKVLGIVENMSYMRCKDEVVYPFGRGGADLLAAEYGAPVLGRIPMDPKALELLDEGKPITLYYRGSEVEKAFRELAENVAKAVEK from the coding sequence ATGAGCACGAATTTCAGTTTGAATCCGGACCAGAAGATTGCTGATTTAAAGGAACATGTAAAACACTTCATTGCGGTGTTGAGCGGAAAAGGTGGAGTTGGGAAGACAACGGTTGCTGTGAACTTAGCAACTGCTCTTGCCGAAAGTGGTTACAAGATAGGACTTCTTGATGTTGATATCCATGGACCTGATATCGTTCGTATGCTTGGTGGTAATCCACTACCAGCAGTTGACGAAGACGAAAAAATAATTCCCGCAGAAGTTTTGCCCAACCTGAAAGCACTTTCGATTTCTATGATGGTTGAAGAAGGTAAACCCATCATCTGGAGGGGACCTCTCAAACACTCTGCAATCAAACAGTTTCTTGGTGATACAAAATGGGGAGAACTGGATTTCATGATATTTGATTTACCACCGGGAACCGGTGACGAAGCACTTAGCCTCTTCCAAACAATAGGTCAAACAGATGGTGTACTAATGGTAACAACTCCACAAAAGGTAGCACTTGACGATGTTCGAAGAGCGATAGAATTTGTAAGAGCGATGAACCAAAAAGTTTTGGGCATTGTTGAGAATATGTCTTATATGAGATGCAAAGACGAAGTAGTTTACCCATTTGGAAGAGGTGGAGCAGATTTATTGGCGGCAGAATACGGTGCCCCTGTACTCGGAAGAATCCCTATGGACCCGAAGGCGCTTGAATTACTCGACGAAGGCAAACCGATAACACTTTATTACAGAGGAAGCGAAGTTGAAAAGGCGTTTAGGGAACTCGCTGAAAATGTGGCAAAAGCTGTTGAAAAATAG
- the gltX gene encoding glutamate--tRNA ligase yields the protein MSNNGQVRVRFAPSPTGYLHVGGARTALFNYLFARKTNGKFILRIEDTDLERSEKVFEEQLINALRWLGLDWDEGPDIGGPYGPYRQSERTELYHYYAQELIKQGKAYEVYAYPEEIEQLREKLLAEGKAPHYTREMLEPYNTPERKREYEEKGLRPAIYFSMPRKDYVINDVVKGEVVFKAGSVGDFALLRSNGMPTYNYACVIDDGLMKITHVLRGDDHLSNTVKQVALYEALGWPVPVFGHVSMILGPDGSKLSKRHGATSVEEFKARGYLPEALVNFLALLGWSHPEGKEILTKEELIGSFSLERLVKNPAIFNPDKLRWMNSEHIRMKDTKELVKLAKTFINRDVDEAYLEKVIAAVKDRIEELSQLPELTDFFFERPNVSIEKTPEAVETYKALLEELQKVEVWNKENVYASFKTAMKNAKLKGKEFYMTLRLILTGKHEGPELIDILEILGKEEVIARIQNYLNA from the coding sequence ATGTCTAATAACGGTCAAGTTAGAGTAAGATTTGCCCCAAGTCCAACAGGTTATCTACATGTTGGTGGTGCAAGAACAGCCTTGTTTAACTATCTCTTTGCAAGGAAAACAAATGGGAAATTTATTTTAAGAATTGAAGACACCGACCTTGAAAGGTCTGAAAAAGTTTTCGAAGAACAACTTATCAATGCTTTAAGGTGGCTTGGGTTAGATTGGGATGAAGGACCAGATATCGGTGGTCCATATGGTCCGTACAGGCAGAGCGAACGGACAGAGCTATACCATTACTATGCGCAAGAACTGATAAAGCAAGGTAAAGCTTATGAGGTTTACGCTTACCCGGAAGAAATTGAACAACTTCGTGAAAAGCTACTTGCAGAAGGGAAAGCACCGCATTACACACGCGAGATGCTTGAGCCGTACAATACTCCAGAAAGGAAAAGAGAGTACGAAGAAAAAGGTTTAAGACCAGCGATTTACTTCTCTATGCCTCGAAAGGACTATGTTATCAACGATGTTGTGAAAGGTGAGGTTGTATTCAAAGCTGGCAGTGTCGGTGATTTTGCACTTTTAAGAAGTAATGGCATGCCTACGTATAATTACGCTTGTGTTATCGATGATGGTCTTATGAAAATAACACATGTGCTAAGAGGTGACGACCACCTTTCCAACACTGTAAAGCAAGTTGCGCTATACGAGGCACTTGGTTGGCCCGTTCCTGTGTTTGGTCATGTGTCGATGATTCTTGGACCTGATGGAAGTAAGCTCAGCAAGCGTCACGGTGCTACTTCTGTTGAAGAATTCAAAGCAAGAGGATACTTACCAGAAGCTTTGGTCAATTTCTTAGCACTTCTGGGTTGGTCACATCCAGAAGGAAAAGAAATCCTTACAAAAGAAGAGCTCATAGGCAGTTTCTCCTTAGAGCGATTGGTTAAAAATCCAGCTATTTTCAATCCTGATAAATTAAGATGGATGAACTCCGAGCATATCAGGATGAAGGACACCAAAGAATTAGTAAAACTTGCCAAAACATTCATTAACAGAGACGTTGACGAGGCTTATTTAGAAAAGGTTATTGCAGCCGTGAAAGATAGAATTGAAGAGCTCTCTCAACTGCCGGAATTAACAGATTTCTTCTTCGAAAGGCCAAATGTCTCCATAGAAAAAACTCCTGAAGCTGTTGAAACGTATAAAGCCCTGCTTGAAGAACTGCAAAAGGTAGAAGTTTGGAATAAGGAAAACGTATACGCTTCGTTTAAAACAGCGATGAAAAATGCAAAACTAAAAGGTAAAGAGTTTTACATGACCCTTAGGCTTATTTTAACAGGGAAGCACGAAGGACCGGAGTTGATAGATATTCTTGAAATACTTGGGAAGGAAGAAGTCATAGCACGTATTCAAAATTATCTGAACGCGTAA